The region CTCCTTGATCTCGTTGAGCGACTTGCGGCCGAAGTTCTTGGTCTTGAGCATCTCGGCCTCGGTCTTCTGGACCAGCTCGCCGATGGTCTGGATATTCGCGTTCTTGAGGCAGTTGTAGCTGCGAACGGAAAGCTCCAGCTCCTCGACCGAGCGGTTGAGGTTCTCGTTGCGGATCTCGGGCTTGGAATCGGAGGCGGCTTCGGCTTCGAGCTCTTCCTCGAAGTTGATGAAGATCGCCATGTGATCCTTGAGCAGCTTGGCGGCGAGGCCGAGCGCGTCGGTGGGCGTGACGGAGCCGTTGGTCCAGAGCTCGAGGGTCAGCTTGTCGTAGTCGGTGATCTGGCCGAGACGCGCGGCTTCGACGGTGTAGTTCACCTTGCGGACGGGCGAGTGGACCGAGTCGATGGGGATGAAGCCCAGGCCGAGGTCCTCGTCGAAGTTCTTGTCGGCGGCGACGTAGCCGCGGCCGCGCTTGAGGCGCATCTCCATGTC is a window of Terriglobales bacterium DNA encoding:
- a CDS encoding DNA-directed RNA polymerase subunit alpha — encoded protein: MVLWKGFQKPKRLATDTETLTDKYGRFWAQPFERGFGTTVGNALRRVLLSSIEGAAVTAVKIEGVLHEFQSIQGVVEDATDIILNLKQVPFKLNGEGPKAIYLKSDQPGVVTSGMIEADGDVEILDKEVYIATISEGGKLDMEMRLKRGRGYVAADKNFDEDLGLGFIPIDSVHSPVRKVNYTVEAARLGQITDYDKLTLELWTNGSVTPTDALGLAAKLLKDHMAIFINFEEELEAEAASDSKPEIRNENLNRSVEELELSVRSYNCLKNANIQTIGELVQKTEAEMLKTKNFGRKSLNEIKE